A region from the Curtobacterium sp. MCBA15_012 genome encodes:
- a CDS encoding citrate synthase — translation MSPGAAESTETATLTFPGGTAEFPILPSVDGASAIDISSLKKQTGLNTLDYGFVNTGATRSAITYIDGDEGILRYRGYPIDQVASGCTYLEVAWLLIYGELPTADELASFDARIRRHTLLHEDLRRLFDALPHSAHPMSVLSSAVSALSTYYEDDMDVDDPEKVELQTVRLLAKLPVIAAYAHKKAIGQAFLYPDNSLSFVDNFLRLNFGTMAETYVPNPVLSKALERLLILHEDHEQNASTSTVRLVGSTKANMFASISAGINALYGPLHGGANEAVLEMLQQIKDSGEPVSRFVERVKNKERGVKLMGFGHRVYKNYDPRAKLVKESAHEVLQSLGVQDDLLDIAMELEQIALEDEYFVSRRLYPNVDFYTGIIYRAMGFPPRMFTVLFAIGRLPGWIAQWRELNNDPQNKIGRPQQLYVGHPERDLPAR, via the coding sequence GTGAGCCCGGGCGCCGCCGAGTCGACGGAGACCGCGACGCTGACGTTCCCGGGGGGAACGGCGGAGTTCCCGATCCTGCCGAGCGTCGACGGAGCGTCGGCGATCGACATCTCGTCGCTCAAGAAGCAGACGGGGCTGAACACGCTCGACTACGGCTTCGTCAACACCGGGGCCACCCGCAGCGCCATCACGTACATCGACGGCGACGAGGGCATCCTGCGGTACCGCGGGTACCCGATCGACCAGGTCGCCTCCGGCTGCACGTACCTCGAGGTCGCCTGGCTGCTCATCTACGGTGAGCTCCCCACGGCCGACGAGCTCGCGTCGTTCGACGCGCGGATCCGTCGCCACACGCTGCTGCACGAGGACCTCCGTCGCCTGTTCGACGCGCTCCCGCACTCGGCCCACCCGATGTCGGTGCTGTCCAGCGCGGTCAGTGCGCTGTCGACGTACTACGAGGACGACATGGACGTCGACGACCCCGAGAAGGTCGAGCTGCAGACCGTCCGGCTCCTCGCCAAGCTCCCCGTCATCGCGGCGTACGCGCACAAGAAGGCGATCGGGCAGGCCTTCCTGTACCCGGACAACTCGCTGTCGTTCGTCGACAACTTCCTCCGCCTGAACTTCGGCACCATGGCCGAGACCTACGTGCCGAACCCGGTGCTGTCGAAGGCGCTCGAGCGGCTGCTCATCCTGCACGAGGACCACGAGCAGAACGCCTCGACCTCGACCGTGCGGCTCGTCGGCTCGACGAAGGCCAACATGTTCGCGTCGATCTCGGCGGGCATCAACGCGCTGTACGGGCCGCTGCACGGCGGTGCGAACGAGGCCGTGCTCGAGATGCTCCAGCAGATCAAGGACTCGGGCGAGCCGGTGTCGCGCTTCGTCGAGCGGGTGAAGAACAAGGAGCGCGGGGTGAAGCTCATGGGCTTCGGGCACCGCGTCTACAAGAACTACGACCCGCGCGCGAAGCTCGTCAAGGAGTCCGCGCACGAGGTGCTCCAGTCGCTCGGCGTGCAGGACGACCTGCTCGACATCGCGATGGAGTTGGAGCAGATCGCGCTCGAGGACGAGTACTTCGTCAGCCGCCGGCTCTACCCGAACGTCGACTTCTACACCGGCATCATCTACCGGGCGATGGGCTTCCCGCCGCGGATGTTCACCGTGCTGTTCGCCATCGGGCGGCTGCCCGGCTGGATCGCGCAGTGGCGTGAGCTGAACAACGACCCGCAGAACAAGATCGGGCGCCCGCAGCAGCTGTACGTGGGGCACCCGGAGCGGGACCTGCCCGCGCGCTGA
- the dapD gene encoding 2,3,4,5-tetrahydropyridine-2,6-dicarboxylate N-succinyltransferase produces MTETTSTAQPTHAWGHGLATIAADGTTLDTWYPETHLGTLPSDAAAPADLLAHVGEDPRREVRTEVVTTAVAIDDAPASTPDAYLRLHLLSHLHVRPNTVNLDGVFAHLPIVAWTNAGPVHPDALVRLHPVLQRAGIAVHAVDKFPRLLDYVVPERVRIADASRVRLGAHLAPGTTVMHEGFVNFNAGTLGDAMVEGRISQGVVVGNGTDIGGGASIMGTLSGGGTHRVSLGERALLGANAGLGISLGDDSVVEAGLYVTAGTKVVLVGAAPAPDGTARTVKAAELSGVPNVLFRRNSLTGAVEALQRKGKGIQLNTALHA; encoded by the coding sequence GTGACCGAGACGACCTCCACCGCGCAGCCCACCCACGCCTGGGGCCACGGCCTGGCGACGATCGCCGCCGACGGCACCACCCTCGACACCTGGTACCCGGAGACGCACCTCGGTACCCTGCCCTCCGACGCCGCCGCCCCCGCCGACCTCCTCGCGCACGTGGGCGAGGACCCGCGCCGCGAGGTCCGCACCGAGGTCGTGACGACCGCCGTCGCGATCGACGACGCCCCGGCGAGCACGCCCGACGCGTACCTCCGGCTGCACCTGCTCAGCCACCTGCACGTCCGCCCGAACACCGTCAACCTCGACGGCGTCTTCGCGCATCTGCCGATCGTCGCGTGGACGAACGCCGGACCGGTCCACCCCGACGCGCTCGTCCGGCTCCACCCGGTGCTGCAGCGCGCGGGCATCGCGGTGCACGCGGTCGACAAGTTCCCCCGCCTGCTCGACTACGTGGTGCCCGAACGGGTCCGGATCGCCGACGCCTCGCGGGTCCGCCTCGGCGCGCACCTCGCCCCGGGCACGACCGTCATGCACGAGGGCTTCGTGAACTTCAACGCGGGCACCCTCGGTGACGCGATGGTCGAGGGCCGGATCAGCCAGGGCGTCGTCGTGGGGAACGGCACGGACATCGGCGGCGGGGCGTCGATCATGGGCACGCTGTCCGGCGGCGGCACGCACCGGGTGTCCCTCGGTGAGCGGGCCCTGCTCGGCGCGAACGCCGGTCTCGGGATCTCGCTCGGCGACGACTCCGTGGTCGAGGCCGGGCTCTACGTCACGGCGGGCACCAAGGTCGTGCTCGTCGGCGCGGCCCCGGCGCCCGACGGGACCGCCCGCACCGTGAAGGCTGCCGAGCTCTCAGGCGTCCCGAACGTGCTGTTCCGCCGCAACTCGCTCACGGGCGCGGTCGAAGCCCTGCAGCGCAAGGGCAAGGGCATCCAGCTGAACACCGCGCTGCACGCGTAG
- the dapE gene encoding succinyl-diaminopimelate desuccinylase, which yields MPELLDLTASSIDITRAICDIESVSGNEGRLADAIEATLAPLEHLDVVRDGDAIVARTQLGRDRRVVIAGHIDTVPLNGNLPTEFRTTDDGTEILWGRGTVDMKAGVGVQLKLAHDLVAPSVDVTWVFYDHEEVSDSLNGLGRLARTRPELLAGDFAILGEPSGAQIEGGCNGNLRAEVRTFGKRSHSARSWIGDNAIHKTAPILATLAAYEPRTVTVDGLEYREGLNAVGISGGIAGNVIPDEAMVHVNYRFAPSRSADEAVAHIRELFDGYDVQIVDLAAGARPGLDAPLAQDFVAAVGGPAPRPKYGWTDVARFSALGVPAVNYGPGEPVFAHHDDEQVPVDQITAVEDGLRRWLTA from the coding sequence ATGCCGGAGCTGCTCGACCTCACCGCCTCGTCCATCGACATCACGCGTGCCATCTGCGACATCGAGTCGGTGTCCGGGAACGAAGGCCGCCTGGCCGACGCGATCGAGGCGACCCTCGCCCCGCTGGAGCACCTCGACGTGGTTCGCGACGGCGACGCGATCGTGGCCAGGACGCAGCTCGGGCGCGACCGCCGGGTCGTCATCGCGGGGCACATCGACACCGTGCCGCTGAACGGCAACCTGCCGACCGAGTTCCGCACCACCGACGACGGCACCGAGATCCTCTGGGGCCGCGGCACCGTCGACATGAAGGCCGGGGTCGGTGTGCAGCTCAAGCTCGCGCACGACCTCGTCGCACCGTCGGTCGACGTCACGTGGGTCTTCTACGACCACGAGGAGGTGAGCGACTCCCTGAACGGCCTCGGTCGGCTCGCCCGCACCCGACCGGAACTCCTCGCCGGCGACTTCGCGATCCTGGGGGAGCCCTCGGGCGCCCAGATCGAGGGCGGCTGCAACGGCAACCTCCGGGCCGAGGTCCGGACGTTCGGCAAGCGCTCGCACAGCGCCCGGAGCTGGATCGGCGACAACGCGATCCACAAGACCGCGCCGATCCTCGCGACGCTCGCCGCGTACGAGCCCCGGACCGTGACGGTGGACGGGCTCGAGTACCGCGAAGGCCTCAACGCGGTCGGCATCTCTGGCGGCATCGCCGGCAACGTCATCCCCGACGAGGCGATGGTCCACGTCAACTACCGCTTCGCGCCCTCGCGCAGCGCCGACGAGGCCGTCGCGCACATCCGGGAGCTCTTCGACGGGTACGACGTGCAGATCGTCGACCTCGCCGCCGGCGCCCGCCCCGGACTCGACGCTCCGCTGGCCCAGGACTTCGTCGCGGCCGTCGGCGGCCCGGCCCCGCGCCCGAAGTACGGCTGGACGGACGTCGCCCGGTTCTCGGCGCTCGGCGTCCCCGCCGTGAACTACGGCCCGGGTGAGCCGGTCTTCGCGCACCACGACGACGAGCAGGTCCCCGTCGACCAGATCACCGCGGTCGAGGACGGTCTGCGGCGGTGGCTGACGGCGTGA
- a CDS encoding AI-2E family transporter: MPFIRSTRSARPLDPAVEAVPAGMRTAGAFSWRFLVVLAALAVVVAFVVLLQDIVVPFCIGLLLCALLAPMSAFLQRHRWPKWLAVLSCFLAVAVVIAVLALVVTAQIRYDLPSLERRLHHTADSLQSLLNTEPFGITSSQVDKWISQGTDFIEKHASSILSGFQAAGLGVVHALEGLFIVVFTTLFVLIDGKRIWAWVVRLFPRRARARIDVAGNAGWKTLTSFIRVQLVVAVTDALGIVIGALALQLPLAIPIGVVVFLGAFVPVVGAIVGGTVAVVIALVFSGWVPALVMLGIVVVVQQLESHVLHPFLTGSAVKVHPLGVVLGVTAGTTIAGVVGAFFAVPFIATVNAMVTAAAAWKPDGTGPDGAGSVGAGSVGAGSDGTGPDGAVLPGGASSDSAAGAADHGGVQS, from the coding sequence ATGCCGTTCATCCGCTCCACGCGCAGTGCACGCCCCCTCGACCCCGCCGTCGAGGCCGTCCCGGCGGGCATGCGCACCGCGGGCGCCTTCTCGTGGCGGTTCCTCGTCGTGCTCGCCGCGCTGGCCGTCGTCGTCGCGTTCGTGGTGCTCCTGCAGGACATCGTCGTGCCGTTCTGCATCGGGCTGCTGCTCTGCGCGTTGCTCGCGCCGATGTCAGCGTTCCTGCAACGGCACCGGTGGCCGAAGTGGCTCGCGGTGCTCTCGTGCTTCCTCGCGGTCGCCGTCGTGATCGCTGTCCTCGCGCTCGTCGTCACCGCGCAGATCCGGTACGACCTGCCGTCGCTCGAGCGTCGACTGCACCACACCGCGGACTCGCTCCAGTCGCTGCTGAACACCGAGCCGTTCGGCATCACGTCGTCGCAGGTCGACAAGTGGATCTCGCAGGGCACCGACTTCATCGAGAAGCACGCCTCGTCGATCCTCTCCGGGTTCCAGGCCGCGGGACTCGGCGTCGTGCACGCGCTCGAGGGGCTGTTCATCGTGGTCTTCACGACGCTGTTCGTGCTCATCGACGGGAAGCGCATCTGGGCGTGGGTCGTCCGGCTGTTCCCCCGTCGCGCCCGTGCCCGCATCGACGTGGCCGGGAACGCCGGGTGGAAGACCCTGACGAGCTTCATCCGCGTGCAGCTCGTGGTCGCGGTCACGGACGCGCTCGGCATCGTGATCGGTGCGCTCGCCCTGCAGCTCCCGCTCGCGATCCCGATCGGTGTCGTGGTGTTCCTCGGTGCGTTCGTCCCCGTCGTCGGTGCGATCGTCGGCGGCACGGTGGCCGTCGTGATCGCGCTCGTCTTCAGCGGCTGGGTGCCGGCGCTGGTGATGCTCGGCATCGTCGTGGTCGTGCAGCAGCTGGAGAGCCACGTCCTGCACCCGTTCCTCACCGGCAGCGCCGTGAAGGTGCACCCGCTCGGCGTCGTGCTCGGCGTCACCGCGGGCACGACCATCGCCGGCGTGGTCGGCGCGTTCTTCGCGGTGCCGTTCATCGCCACCGTGAACGCGATGGTCACCGCCGCGGCCGCGTGGAAGCCCGACGGCACCGGGCCCGACGGCGCCGGCTCGGTCGGCGCGGGCTCGGTCGGCGCGGGGTCGGACGGCACCGGGCCGGACGGCGCGGTGCTCCCCGGCGGGGCGTCGTCGGACTCAGCGGCGGGGGCCGCCGATCACGGCGGGGTCCAGTCGTAG
- a CDS encoding DUF3117 domain-containing protein encodes MAAMKPRTGDGPMEAVKEGRLIVVRVPLEGGGRLVVSVNDAEAKELHDALAEVVSA; translated from the coding sequence ATGGCAGCGATGAAGCCGAGGACCGGTGACGGGCCGATGGAGGCTGTCAAGGAGGGTCGACTCATCGTCGTGCGGGTTCCGCTCGAAGGTGGAGGCCGCCTGGTGGTCTCGGTCAACGACGCCGAGGCCAAGGAACTCCACGACGCACTCGCCGAGGTCGTCTCGGCATAG
- a CDS encoding O-methyltransferase, giving the protein MSEKESNWKFTEDLVSEPEVIARAREHSLELGVEAISPAIGAQIAVVSAASRATAMIEIGTGLGVSGLYLLAGAPDATLTTIDVEVDHQQYARDAYIAAGTAPARIRLIPGRANQVLPRMNEASYDVVLVDADPEHVIEYVEHGLRLARVGGTVLVPHALWRGRVADPVRRDRATTDFRLLLTEVSTSGAVRSALSPAGDGLLQMTKVSA; this is encoded by the coding sequence GTGTCAGAGAAAGAGTCGAACTGGAAGTTCACCGAGGACCTCGTCTCGGAGCCCGAGGTGATCGCCCGGGCGCGTGAGCACTCCCTGGAACTCGGGGTCGAGGCGATCTCCCCCGCCATCGGCGCCCAGATCGCCGTGGTGTCCGCTGCCTCGCGTGCGACGGCGATGATCGAGATCGGCACCGGGCTCGGCGTCTCCGGGCTGTACCTGCTCGCCGGGGCCCCGGACGCGACCCTCACCACGATCGACGTCGAGGTGGACCACCAGCAGTACGCCCGCGACGCGTACATCGCCGCCGGCACCGCCCCCGCCCGGATCCGGCTCATCCCCGGCCGGGCGAACCAGGTGCTCCCGCGCATGAACGAGGCGTCGTACGACGTCGTGCTCGTCGACGCCGACCCAGAGCACGTGATCGAGTACGTCGAGCACGGGCTCCGGCTCGCCCGTGTCGGCGGCACCGTGCTCGTCCCGCACGCACTGTGGCGCGGTCGCGTGGCCGACCCGGTGCGCCGGGACCGGGCGACGACGGACTTCCGACTGCTGCTCACCGAGGTGTCGACCTCGGGCGCGGTGCGGAGTGCGCTCTCCCCCGCCGGGGACGGGCTGCTGCAGATGACGAAGGTGTCCGCGTAG
- a CDS encoding twin-arginine translocase TatA/TatE family subunit → MSIDFNKILIIGIIAVLLLGPQRLPMYAQKLAEFVKAVRRFADTAKDRMREEMGPEFDDVDWQKLDPRQYDPRRIIRDALLDSGGTTAGGMAAVETAQVTASRVRATAPVVPLAAGEPAPFDAEAT, encoded by the coding sequence GTGTCCATCGACTTCAACAAGATCCTGATCATCGGGATCATCGCGGTGCTGCTCCTCGGCCCGCAGCGGTTGCCGATGTACGCGCAGAAGCTCGCGGAGTTCGTCAAGGCGGTCCGCCGGTTCGCGGACACCGCGAAGGACCGGATGCGCGAGGAGATGGGCCCCGAGTTCGACGACGTCGACTGGCAGAAGCTCGACCCGCGCCAGTACGACCCGCGGCGGATCATCCGCGACGCGCTGCTCGACTCCGGCGGCACGACCGCGGGTGGGATGGCGGCGGTCGAGACCGCGCAGGTCACCGCGTCGCGTGTCCGCGCGACGGCACCCGTCGTCCCGCTCGCCGCGGGCGAGCCCGCCCCCTTCGACGCCGAGGCGACCTGA
- a CDS encoding bifunctional 2-polyprenyl-6-hydroxyphenol methylase/3-demethylubiquinol 3-O-methyltransferase UbiG: MSNTDHVTVDWDAARDANRANWDDRVPIHEGAYDVAALDDPGHRSDVVRDDLPVLARWLPSGSLDGLDVCHLQCHIGTDTVSLAREGARVTGVDFSAPALASGAALAERLGLDVTWVESDVLDARAAVTGDFDVVYTSIGTICWLDDLDRWAAQVAALLRPGGVFFIRDGHPALYAVDETASELVTRYRYFPDGTAQQWEGAGTYAGEGTVANTRTYEWPHPLSEVVNALLGAGLRLRLLDEGRTLPWRFSPRMEEDGHGSWVWPAADRDRMPTTFTVVATRD, encoded by the coding sequence ATGAGCAACACCGACCACGTCACCGTCGACTGGGACGCCGCCCGCGACGCCAACCGAGCGAACTGGGACGACCGGGTACCGATCCACGAGGGCGCCTACGACGTCGCAGCGCTGGACGACCCCGGCCACCGCTCCGACGTCGTACGCGACGACCTGCCGGTGCTGGCGCGCTGGCTGCCGTCCGGCTCGCTGGACGGCCTCGACGTCTGCCACCTGCAGTGCCACATCGGCACCGACACGGTCTCGCTCGCGCGCGAGGGCGCCCGTGTCACCGGGGTCGACTTCTCCGCGCCCGCGCTCGCCTCCGGTGCGGCGCTCGCGGAGCGGCTCGGGCTCGACGTCACGTGGGTGGAGTCCGACGTGCTCGACGCCCGCGCGGCCGTCACGGGCGACTTCGACGTCGTCTACACGAGCATCGGCACGATCTGCTGGCTCGACGACCTCGACCGCTGGGCGGCGCAGGTCGCCGCGCTCCTGCGCCCCGGCGGCGTGTTCTTCATCCGCGACGGCCACCCGGCGCTGTACGCGGTCGACGAGACCGCGTCCGAGCTCGTCACGCGGTACCGGTACTTCCCGGACGGCACCGCGCAGCAGTGGGAGGGCGCGGGCACCTACGCCGGCGAGGGCACCGTCGCGAACACCCGCACGTACGAGTGGCCACACCCGCTGTCCGAGGTCGTGAACGCGCTGCTCGGGGCCGGCCTCCGACTGCGGCTCCTCGACGAGGGCCGGACGCTCCCGTGGCGCTTCAGCCCGCGCATGGAGGAGGACGGCCACGGCTCGTGGGTCTGGCCCGCGGCGGACCGCGACCGCATGCCGACGACGTTCACGGTCGTCGCGACCAGGGACTGA
- a CDS encoding P-loop NTPase, translated as MADPADRHEDDERLGAAVLAALGRVLDPEIRRPVTELDMIRGVDVQPGGTVRVDLQLTIVGCPAADTIERDVRAAARSVDGVAAVDVDVSVMSPAQRAALTERLRGDRPRGVQFTPDSLTRVIAVTSGKGGVGKSTVTVNLAVALAAAGQRVGVVDVDVHGFSVPGLMGLTDADGVAPRPTRVDSMILPPVAHDVKVVSIGMFVDDVSTAVSWRGPMLHRTVAQFLTDVWFGDLDVLLLDLPPGTGDVAISVGQLLPHAEVIVVTTPQAAAADVAERSGVVARQTGQRVIGVVENMAGLVQPDGSVLHLFGEGGGDETAARLSRGQDVPVPVLGRVPLSVPLREGGDTGVPVVLGAPADPAARALREVAETITTMGRGLAGRKLGLTLS; from the coding sequence GTGGCTGACCCCGCCGACCGGCACGAGGACGACGAACGGCTGGGCGCGGCGGTCCTCGCTGCGCTCGGCCGCGTCCTCGACCCCGAGATACGCCGACCCGTCACCGAGCTCGACATGATCCGCGGTGTCGACGTGCAGCCGGGAGGCACGGTGCGCGTCGACCTGCAGCTCACGATCGTCGGGTGCCCGGCAGCCGACACGATCGAGCGGGACGTGCGCGCGGCCGCCCGTTCGGTCGACGGCGTCGCCGCCGTCGACGTCGACGTCTCCGTCATGTCGCCCGCGCAGCGCGCAGCGCTCACCGAGCGGCTGCGGGGCGACCGCCCGCGCGGCGTGCAGTTCACCCCGGACTCGCTGACCCGGGTGATCGCCGTGACGAGCGGCAAGGGCGGGGTCGGCAAGTCCACCGTCACCGTGAACCTCGCGGTGGCCCTCGCCGCCGCCGGACAGCGGGTCGGTGTGGTCGACGTCGACGTGCACGGCTTCAGCGTCCCCGGGCTGATGGGCCTGACCGACGCGGACGGCGTCGCACCCCGACCGACCCGGGTCGACAGCATGATCCTGCCGCCGGTCGCGCACGACGTGAAGGTCGTCTCGATCGGCATGTTCGTCGACGACGTCTCGACCGCGGTGTCCTGGCGCGGACCGATGCTGCACCGCACGGTCGCCCAGTTCCTCACCGACGTGTGGTTCGGCGACCTCGACGTGCTCCTGCTCGATCTGCCGCCCGGGACCGGCGACGTCGCGATCTCGGTCGGGCAGCTGCTCCCGCACGCCGAGGTCATCGTCGTCACCACCCCGCAGGCCGCCGCGGCGGACGTCGCCGAGCGGAGCGGCGTCGTCGCGCGTCAGACCGGGCAGCGGGTGATCGGCGTGGTCGAGAACATGGCCGGGCTCGTGCAGCCCGACGGCAGCGTCCTGCACCTGTTCGGCGAGGGCGGCGGCGACGAGACCGCGGCACGTCTGTCGCGCGGGCAGGACGTCCCGGTGCCGGTGCTCGGCCGCGTGCCGCTGTCGGTGCCGCTCCGGGAGGGCGGGGACACCGGTGTGCCGGTCGTCCTCGGCGCCCCGGCGGACCCCGCGGCCCGCGCGCTCCGGGAGGTCGCGGAGACGATCACCACGATGGGGCGCGGCCTCGCGGGGCGGAAGCTCGGGTTGACGCTCTCCTGA
- a CDS encoding DUF1003 domain-containing protein, which translates to MRTRVLPTRRRGRGDTFGRATEGIARAMGTPWFLVGLTVFCAVWMIYNTVAPPKWQFDSAAIGFTALTLVLSLQASYAAPLILLAQNRQDDRDRVQFEQDRQRAERNLADTEYLAREVVALRLAMRDMASKDFIRAEIRSLLEELDRRDADDAAVHGRAEADEAGRTGRG; encoded by the coding sequence ATGCGCACGCGCGTGCTCCCGACCCGCCGACGTGGCCGCGGGGACACCTTCGGTCGCGCGACCGAGGGCATTGCACGTGCAATGGGAACACCCTGGTTCCTCGTCGGCCTGACGGTGTTCTGTGCCGTCTGGATGATCTACAACACGGTCGCACCGCCGAAGTGGCAGTTCGACTCGGCGGCGATCGGCTTCACCGCGCTGACCCTCGTGCTGTCGCTCCAGGCCTCGTACGCCGCGCCGCTCATCCTGCTCGCGCAGAACCGCCAGGACGACCGCGACCGCGTGCAGTTCGAGCAGGACCGTCAGCGCGCCGAGCGCAACCTCGCCGACACCGAGTACCTCGCCCGCGAGGTCGTCGCCCTCCGGCTCGCCATGCGCGACATGGCGTCGAAGGACTTCATCCGCGCCGAGATCCGGTCGCTGCTCGAGGAACTCGACCGGCGCGACGCCGACGACGCAGCGGTGCACGGCAGGGCCGAGGCCGACGAGGCCGGCCGGACCGGTCGTGGCTGA